One part of the Dyadobacter sp. 676 genome encodes these proteins:
- a CDS encoding glycosyltransferase family 1 protein, with translation MRHPHTGLYHYCFQLGNSILKNAGEDQEKIAFYLPNSAEHVFGEKANYVSQHFIHKLFFPDTKSVDIWHCTYQGSKYYPFGKKVSVVLTVHDLNFLYDGGRSEKRINRYLNKLQQKIDRADHIVAISFFVLEDLKRHLNLGEKPTSVIYNGCNIDESGVITPPERAIEQPFLFTIGTIAGKKNFHVLPALLKDNDFRLVIAGVETSQEYKKIIIREAQKNNVLDRVIFTGPVSENDKKWYLSNCTAFVFPSIAEGFGLPVIEAMYYGKPVILSRCTSLPEIGGDCAYYFDSFEPDHMRRVLKESLEHYNQTKPRERIQERARFFSWDRAASEYLTLYRSLV, from the coding sequence ATGAGGCATCCTCATACCGGGCTTTATCATTATTGTTTTCAACTCGGAAATTCAATTCTGAAAAATGCCGGCGAAGATCAGGAAAAAATTGCCTTCTATTTACCTAACTCGGCGGAGCATGTTTTTGGGGAGAAGGCCAATTACGTATCCCAGCATTTTATTCATAAACTGTTTTTTCCCGATACAAAATCGGTCGATATCTGGCATTGCACGTATCAGGGATCAAAATATTATCCCTTCGGAAAAAAAGTTTCCGTGGTTTTGACGGTTCATGACCTTAATTTTCTTTATGACGGCGGCAGGTCCGAAAAACGTATCAACAGATATCTGAACAAGTTGCAGCAAAAAATAGACAGGGCAGATCACATCGTTGCCATTTCATTTTTTGTTCTGGAAGATTTGAAACGGCACCTAAACCTGGGAGAGAAACCCACGTCGGTGATCTATAATGGCTGTAATATTGACGAAAGCGGTGTGATAACCCCGCCGGAACGGGCCATCGAACAACCGTTCCTTTTTACGATCGGTACGATAGCCGGGAAAAAGAACTTTCACGTGTTGCCCGCATTATTGAAGGACAATGACTTTCGACTCGTTATTGCCGGCGTTGAAACTAGCCAGGAATATAAGAAGATAATAATTAGGGAAGCGCAAAAAAATAACGTGCTGGACAGGGTTATTTTCACGGGACCTGTATCGGAAAATGACAAGAAATGGTACCTCAGTAACTGTACGGCCTTTGTTTTTCCGTCCATTGCGGAAGGCTTCGGGTTACCTGTAATCGAAGCGATGTATTACGGGAAACCGGTGATTTTGTCGCGCTGTACGTCGTTGCCGGAAATCGGGGGGGATTGCGCTTATTATTTCGATAGTTTCGAGCCGGATCACATGCGCCGCGTCCTGAAAGAAAGCCTCGAACACTATAACCAAACAAAACCCAGGGAAAGAATCCAAGAGCGGGCAAGATTCTTTTCCTGGGACAGGGCAGCTTCCGAATATCTGACGTTATATCGTAGCCTGGTTTAA
- a CDS encoding regulatory protein RecX has translation MDRLILQKAASYCAYQERTQDEVKQRLKKWNVWGDEADEIIAELISMNYLSEERFAKTYAGGKFRVKNWGRMKIRQELNRRGLGAYSIEKGMDEIGDEDYITGLRELLAKKKALLSKTETDTFRLKQKLVRFALGKGYESELVWKELGEL, from the coding sequence ATGGACCGGCTGATTCTGCAAAAAGCGGCTTCGTATTGTGCCTATCAGGAACGGACGCAGGATGAGGTGAAGCAACGTCTGAAAAAATGGAACGTGTGGGGCGATGAAGCCGATGAGATCATTGCCGAGCTGATTTCCATGAACTATCTGAGTGAGGAACGGTTTGCGAAAACATATGCCGGAGGCAAGTTCAGGGTCAAAAACTGGGGGCGTATGAAAATCCGGCAGGAGCTAAACCGCCGCGGACTGGGCGCATACAGTATCGAAAAGGGAATGGACGAAATCGGTGACGAGGATTACATTACCGGGTTACGGGAGCTTCTGGCAAAAAAGAAAGCCTTGCTTTCGAAAACAGAAACGGATACATTCAGATTAAAACAAAAACTGGTAAGGTTCGCGCTCGGAAAAGGGTATGAGAGCGAATTGGTGTGGAAGGAGTTGGGGGAACTATGA
- the tyrS gene encoding tyrosine--tRNA ligase, with product MDFIEELRWRGMLHDMMPGTHEQLQKEMTCGYIGFDPTAPSLHIGNLATIMLLVHFQRAGHKPIALVGGATGMIGDPSFKAAERSFLDEETLRINQEGIRKQLESFLDFDSGENSAEMVNNYDWFKDIGFLQFLRDAGKFLSVNYMMSKDSVKKRLETGISFTEFSYQLLQGYDFYHLYKTKNVRLQMGGSDQWGNITTGTEIIRRKEGDEEGYFKAYALTTPLVTKADGSKFGKSEGGNIWLDPERTSPYQFYQFWLNQSDEDMPRYLRVFSLKGREEIEALEKSHAAEPHLRIMQKALASELTIRIHSQKAYDLVLKASEVLYGKATLETLQSIAEDEFETVFDGVPQTEISRREWDECANITDLISTVTRSEVYTSKGEARRAIQQNAVSVNKSKVTSAEQPLGDFALLQNRFLLISKGKKNHLIKVI from the coding sequence ATTGATTTTATAGAGGAACTGCGCTGGCGGGGCATGCTGCACGACATGATGCCGGGAACACATGAACAACTTCAGAAGGAGATGACATGCGGCTATATTGGCTTCGACCCCACGGCACCTTCGCTACACATCGGTAACCTGGCCACGATTATGCTGCTGGTGCATTTCCAGCGTGCCGGCCATAAACCCATCGCGCTGGTAGGCGGTGCCACCGGGATGATCGGCGACCCTTCGTTCAAGGCAGCGGAGCGTTCATTCCTCGACGAGGAGACGTTGCGTATCAACCAGGAAGGTATCCGCAAGCAGCTGGAATCGTTCCTGGATTTCGATTCGGGCGAGAACTCCGCTGAAATGGTGAACAATTACGACTGGTTTAAGGACATTGGCTTTTTGCAGTTCCTGCGCGATGCGGGCAAGTTTTTGAGCGTCAATTATATGATGTCCAAAGATTCGGTGAAAAAGCGTCTCGAAACCGGGATTTCATTTACCGAATTCTCGTACCAGCTTTTGCAGGGCTATGATTTTTACCATTTATATAAAACCAAAAACGTCCGGCTGCAAATGGGCGGCTCGGACCAATGGGGGAATATTACGACCGGTACTGAAATCATCCGCCGGAAGGAGGGCGACGAGGAAGGCTACTTTAAAGCGTATGCATTGACCACTCCGCTCGTTACGAAAGCCGACGGTTCCAAATTCGGTAAAAGCGAGGGCGGGAATATCTGGCTTGATCCCGAGCGTACGTCGCCCTACCAGTTCTACCAGTTCTGGCTCAACCAAAGCGACGAGGATATGCCGCGCTATCTGCGCGTATTCTCGTTGAAAGGCCGCGAGGAAATCGAGGCACTGGAGAAAAGCCACGCCGCCGAGCCACATTTGCGCATTATGCAAAAGGCCCTCGCATCCGAGTTGACGATCCGCATTCATTCACAAAAAGCATATGACCTGGTGCTGAAGGCATCCGAGGTTTTGTACGGTAAGGCGACGCTCGAGACGCTCCAAAGCATTGCGGAGGACGAGTTTGAGACGGTGTTCGACGGAGTGCCGCAAACGGAAATCAGCCGCCGGGAATGGGACGAGTGCGCCAATATTACGGACCTGATTTCGACGGTGACCCGATCGGAAGTGTATACCTCCAAAGGCGAGGCGCGCCGGGCAATCCAGCAGAACGCCGTGAGTGTGAACAAATCGAAGGTAACTTCCGCCGAGCAGCCGTTGGGGGATTTCGCATTGCTGCAAAATAGGTTTCTGCTGATTTCGAAAGGGAAGAAGAACCATTTGATTAAGGTAATTTGA
- a CDS encoding metallophosphoesterase yields the protein MTFQRRSFLKLLPALSGIPYLSETAKTQPAANIALRFIVASDGHYGQPGTEFKTFHSDLVSWVNREKLQKGVDFLFLNGDLIHDDPTLLYDFKNTISNLSVPYYVSRGNHDKVGLDVWQSTWGYPTNHSFAKGEYAFVVGDTSNEKGEYVCPDVAWLRTELAKYKDKKGIFVFLHITPAKWTVNGIDCKEVIELLENTPNVKAIFNGHDHDQDSTKIYGKKPYFFDGHFGGNWGTAYKGYRIVEIYNDHSWQSYQYNPTAAPVLNTFSGKG from the coding sequence ATGACTTTCCAGCGTCGGTCTTTTTTAAAACTTCTACCTGCATTATCCGGAATTCCCTACTTGTCCGAAACGGCCAAAACGCAGCCTGCCGCGAATATCGCATTGCGGTTCATCGTCGCGTCGGACGGGCATTACGGACAGCCCGGCACAGAATTCAAGACCTTCCATTCGGATCTGGTGAGTTGGGTAAATCGCGAGAAACTGCAAAAGGGTGTAGATTTTCTGTTTCTCAACGGCGATCTTATCCACGACGATCCCACTTTGCTGTACGATTTCAAAAACACGATCTCGAACCTCAGCGTGCCTTATTACGTAAGCCGGGGCAACCACGATAAAGTAGGGCTCGACGTGTGGCAAAGCACTTGGGGTTACCCGACCAATCACAGCTTTGCGAAGGGCGAATATGCATTCGTGGTGGGCGATACGTCAAATGAGAAAGGCGAATATGTGTGTCCCGATGTAGCCTGGCTGCGCACGGAACTCGCCAAATACAAGGATAAAAAAGGCATTTTCGTATTCCTGCACATCACGCCGGCCAAATGGACTGTAAACGGCATCGACTGTAAGGAAGTAATCGAGCTTTTAGAAAACACCCCGAATGTGAAAGCCATTTTCAACGGGCACGACCACGATCAGGACAGCACGAAGATCTACGGAAAAAAGCCCTATTTCTTCGACGGCCATTTCGGCGGCAATTGGGGCACGGCTTACAAGGGCTACCGTATCGTGGAAATCTACAATGACCATTCATGGCAATCGTACCAATACAACCCCACGGCCGCACCGGTTCTGAATACTTTTTCGGGAAAGGGCTGA
- a CDS encoding ribonucleoside-diphosphate reductase small subunit: MSQELTRQEPLLIEDPLRFVLFPIKHSDIWEMYKRHEASFWTAEEIDLSQDMKDWENLNDGERHFISHVLAFFAASDGIVNENLAVNFLSEVQYAEAKCFYGFQVAMENIHSETYSLLIDTYIKDPIEKDRLLRAIETIPCVQKKAEWALRWINSPVFAERIIAFAAVEGIFFSGSFCSIFWLKKRGLMPGLSFSNELISRDEGLHCEFACLLYTKHIVNQLPKERVIEIMLDAVAIEKEFVSEALPVSLIGMNADLMKQYIEYIADFWLERLGCPKQFGSANPFDFMELISLPGKTNFFEKRVGEYQKAGVMSGVKDKESAHKISFDSDF, from the coding sequence ATGTCACAAGAACTTACCAGACAGGAGCCCTTGCTGATCGAAGATCCATTGCGGTTTGTTTTGTTCCCCATCAAACATTCCGACATATGGGAAATGTACAAACGCCATGAAGCTTCTTTCTGGACAGCCGAGGAAATCGACCTGTCGCAGGATATGAAGGATTGGGAAAACCTCAATGACGGTGAAAGGCATTTTATTTCCCACGTACTGGCATTCTTCGCGGCATCCGACGGCATCGTCAACGAAAACCTGGCGGTTAACTTTCTTAGTGAAGTGCAATATGCGGAAGCTAAATGCTTCTACGGCTTCCAGGTGGCGATGGAAAACATCCATTCCGAAACCTATTCGCTGCTGATCGATACTTATATCAAGGACCCGATTGAAAAGGACAGGCTGCTGCGCGCGATAGAAACCATTCCCTGCGTGCAGAAGAAGGCCGAATGGGCCTTGAGGTGGATCAACAGTCCCGTTTTTGCCGAGCGCATCATCGCGTTTGCGGCGGTGGAAGGGATTTTCTTCTCCGGGTCCTTCTGCTCGATCTTCTGGCTGAAAAAACGCGGCCTCATGCCCGGGCTCTCGTTCTCGAATGAGCTGATCTCCCGCGATGAGGGCTTGCATTGCGAATTCGCATGCCTGCTTTATACCAAGCATATCGTGAATCAACTTCCGAAAGAGCGCGTGATCGAAATTATGCTCGACGCCGTGGCCATCGAAAAAGAATTCGTGAGCGAGGCGCTTCCGGTGTCGCTGATCGGTATGAATGCCGACCTGATGAAACAATACATCGAATACATCGCCGATTTCTGGCTCGAAAGGCTTGGCTGCCCGAAACAGTTCGGTTCAGCTAACCCATTCGATTTCATGGAGCTGATTTCGCTTCCCGGCAAAACCAACTTCTTCGAGAAACGCGTGGGAGAATATCAGAAAGCAGGCGTCATGAGTGGTGTAAAGGACAAAGAATCCGCGCATAAGATTTCGTTCGATTCTGATTTCTAA
- a CDS encoding FAD-dependent oxidoreductase translates to MDLLSGQPHWFYKNGALHAYPALSENLKAEIVIMGGGITGALLAWYLTQAGFPVVVLEKRHIGMGSTSGSTALLQYEIDTMLTDLIGLVGEKHAVRSYLLCVEAIHKAGAIADSLSAKTDFSFAKSIYYASKKEDLPLLEKEFEIRRKIGIDVEWWDRATLRSHFPGIHKSGAVLSHDAAQVDAYMLAHALFQACIARGARVYDTVEITDIRHERKGVSLVLDNGSVVRTKKLIVAAGYESQKLISHNFVRLHSSYAIVSKPIPGRKELWYRNALLWESARPYLYLRTTEDHRVLIGGKDEMFQSAVKRDRLLYRKSKELETIARRMFPDLPFVTDYAWCGTFAETKDGLPFIGGVKEHPNTYFALGFGGNGILFSIIAAGIITDLIAGKKNKDAAIFSFDRLNKA, encoded by the coding sequence ATGGATCTCCTCAGTGGCCAGCCTCATTGGTTTTATAAAAACGGGGCATTGCATGCTTACCCCGCTTTGTCAGAGAACCTAAAAGCGGAAATCGTGATCATGGGCGGCGGCATTACCGGCGCATTGCTGGCCTGGTACCTCACACAAGCCGGTTTTCCGGTAGTTGTCCTGGAAAAACGGCACATCGGAATGGGGAGCACTTCCGGTTCCACGGCATTGCTCCAATACGAGATCGATACCATGCTGACCGATTTAATAGGACTCGTCGGCGAAAAACATGCCGTGCGCAGCTACTTGCTTTGTGTCGAAGCGATTCACAAAGCAGGTGCAATTGCGGATTCACTGAGTGCCAAAACAGATTTCTCGTTTGCAAAAAGCATATACTATGCCTCCAAAAAGGAAGATTTACCCCTGCTGGAAAAAGAATTTGAAATACGGCGAAAGATAGGCATCGATGTGGAATGGTGGGACCGCGCCACTTTGCGTTCACATTTTCCGGGTATTCATAAAAGCGGAGCGGTCCTCTCGCACGATGCCGCGCAGGTAGACGCCTACATGCTCGCGCACGCACTTTTCCAGGCGTGCATAGCCAGGGGCGCACGTGTATACGACACCGTCGAAATCACCGACATACGACATGAGCGCAAAGGTGTGTCGCTCGTCCTGGACAATGGGAGCGTTGTCAGGACAAAAAAGCTGATCGTGGCCGCAGGTTACGAATCCCAGAAACTGATTTCGCATAATTTCGTGCGCCTGCATTCGTCGTATGCGATCGTCAGCAAACCGATTCCCGGAAGAAAGGAATTATGGTACCGGAATGCACTGCTTTGGGAAAGCGCCCGGCCATATTTGTACCTCCGCACTACGGAGGACCACCGCGTACTGATCGGCGGCAAGGACGAAATGTTCCAAAGCGCCGTCAAAAGGGACAGGCTGCTTTACCGCAAATCCAAAGAGCTGGAAACGATTGCGCGCAGGATGTTTCCGGATTTGCCTTTTGTTACCGATTATGCCTGGTGCGGCACCTTCGCCGAAACGAAGGACGGCCTTCCTTTTATCGGTGGGGTAAAGGAGCATCCCAACACTTATTTCGCGCTGGGATTTGGCGGGAACGGCATTCTTTTCAGCATAATCGCCGCAGGTATAATCACGGATCTTATCGCCGGAAAAAAGAATAAAGACGCCGCGATTTTCAGTTTTGACAGGCTTAACAAAGCATAA
- a CDS encoding glycosyltransferase family 2 protein, producing MKSISVVIPNYNGKHLFEKYFEHNYKVLQKLETSVQIIVIDDASTDDSVAYLQEHYGDKITLIRKETNSGFSDTCNIGIQNATNDLIFLLNTDVTLEPGYMEKLYKYFELEDTFGVMGRVIGMNDDLIREAAREPKILGRKIKSSDFFHLQNINAFTPTFYLSGAIALMDTQKLKAINGFNEMFNPYYGEDQELSIRAWRLGWKCYYEHDAVCRHEVSASTKNHNHKKAIKRIHFRNRYYVHYLHLQGIDLKLWHLQILLCDVLIGLLTLQFFKVEAYWDFLKNRGNLQAKKVAFNREMKKHQSDIGIIDVINNFRMMLKYQQVIKLN from the coding sequence ATGAAAAGTATATCAGTAGTAATCCCCAATTATAACGGGAAACACCTGTTCGAGAAATATTTTGAGCATAATTATAAGGTCCTTCAAAAACTTGAAACCAGTGTTCAGATTATTGTAATTGATGATGCATCCACAGATGATTCCGTGGCATATTTACAGGAACATTACGGCGACAAAATCACTCTGATCCGCAAAGAAACCAATTCCGGATTTTCAGATACCTGCAACATCGGCATCCAGAATGCCACAAACGATTTGATCTTTCTCCTAAATACCGATGTAACCCTTGAACCCGGTTACATGGAAAAGCTTTATAAGTATTTTGAACTCGAAGATACATTTGGCGTAATGGGACGGGTTATCGGCATGAATGATGATCTGATCCGTGAAGCAGCGAGAGAACCCAAAATTTTGGGAAGAAAAATAAAATCTTCGGATTTCTTTCATTTGCAAAACATTAATGCCTTTACACCGACATTTTATTTATCGGGCGCGATTGCATTAATGGATACCCAAAAGTTAAAGGCGATCAACGGATTTAACGAAATGTTCAATCCGTATTATGGCGAAGATCAGGAGCTTTCGATCCGTGCCTGGCGATTGGGATGGAAATGCTATTACGAACATGATGCCGTTTGCCGTCATGAAGTTTCGGCCAGCACCAAAAATCATAATCATAAGAAAGCAATTAAAAGAATCCATTTCAGAAACCGGTACTATGTCCATTACCTACACTTGCAAGGTATCGACCTGAAATTGTGGCATTTGCAAATCCTGCTTTGCGACGTATTGATAGGTTTGCTGACGTTGCAGTTCTTCAAGGTAGAAGCCTATTGGGATTTCCTTAAAAATCGCGGAAACCTGCAAGCGAAGAAGGTAGCTTTTAACCGCGAAATGAAAAAGCACCAATCGGATATCGGCATTATCGATGTGATCAATAACTTCCGGATGATGCTGAAATACCAGCAGGTAATTAAACTGAATTAA
- the corA gene encoding magnesium/cobalt transporter CorA, translating to MVRIFYRDGKVIKRENDIRELGKIQNLVWVDLQSPSAEEEEWVENKCNISFQTPQEIVEIESSSRFFEQNETINANSNFLKIEREGYETYPVSFILHQNVLFTYRRGDSKTFADTVKKMKVSPEGIQGGVDFMLLLLETRIEADADALEGISRDISAISRDLTHEQKTRQETLIRISGLQEITMMLRETSIDKQRVLSGILRSQYFPEDRKEHLRIILKDINSLLEYTTFNFERLEYLQNTFMGLINLEQSQVIKIFTVVTIIFMPPTLIAGIFGMNYDHIPSTGEPWGFWLSLFLMIFSSLVVLWFFRRKKWI from the coding sequence ATGGTACGCATATTCTACAGAGACGGCAAAGTCATTAAACGCGAGAACGATATTCGCGAGCTTGGAAAGATTCAGAACCTGGTTTGGGTGGATTTGCAGTCGCCAAGTGCAGAGGAAGAGGAATGGGTCGAGAATAAATGCAATATCAGCTTCCAGACACCGCAGGAAATCGTGGAGATCGAAAGCAGTTCGCGTTTTTTCGAGCAGAACGAAACGATCAATGCCAACTCCAACTTTCTTAAAATCGAACGCGAAGGCTACGAAACTTACCCCGTATCGTTCATACTCCACCAGAATGTGCTTTTCACCTATCGCCGCGGCGACTCGAAAACTTTTGCCGATACGGTCAAGAAGATGAAGGTAAGCCCCGAAGGCATTCAGGGAGGCGTCGATTTTATGCTACTCCTGCTCGAAACGCGCATAGAAGCCGACGCGGACGCGCTGGAAGGCATTTCCAGGGACATTTCCGCAATCAGCAGAGACCTGACACACGAACAGAAAACACGGCAGGAAACGCTGATCCGGATCAGCGGCTTGCAGGAAATTACGATGATGCTCAGGGAAACCAGCATCGACAAGCAGCGTGTGCTTTCGGGTATCCTGAGGAGCCAGTATTTTCCCGAAGACCGCAAAGAGCACCTTCGCATTATTCTGAAAGATATCAACTCCCTCCTCGAATACACCACATTCAATTTCGAACGGCTCGAATACCTTCAGAACACATTCATGGGCCTGATCAACCTCGAACAAAGCCAGGTGATCAAAATTTTTACGGTGGTAACGATTATCTTCATGCCTCCGACGCTCATAGCGGGGATCTTCGGCATGAATTACGACCATATACCCTCTACCGGAGAACCATGGGGGTTCTGGCTGTCGCTGTTCCTGATGATCTTCTCATCCCTGGTTGTTCTTTGGTTTTTCAGGAGAAAAAAATGGATTTAG
- a CDS encoding FkbM family methyltransferase, with protein MFKEIFMADVYNIRGLKSVLPDDALVIDVGANAGFFDILLLSKIKNAQIYAYEPLSSNVERMRSIASSNRIFDKSVIINPFAVTGAACEMLRIYAQDTEDNQVVASSLKEFNNDNTKELWVPAISLSEIMAGMPREKIDLLKMDCEGSEYEIILNTPPDMIRRIETMRIEVHHVDNQYNVRKLGRYLCELGYDVNYSPINGFCYALEAYKK; from the coding sequence GTGTTCAAGGAAATATTCATGGCCGATGTGTACAACATCCGGGGCCTGAAAAGCGTACTGCCTGACGACGCTCTTGTGATCGATGTCGGGGCGAACGCCGGTTTTTTTGATATATTGCTTTTATCTAAGATAAAGAATGCCCAAATTTATGCGTATGAGCCGCTGAGCAGTAATGTCGAACGAATGCGTTCCATAGCCTCCTCCAATCGCATATTTGATAAAAGCGTGATCATCAATCCCTTTGCCGTGACCGGCGCGGCGTGCGAAATGTTACGGATATACGCACAGGACACGGAGGATAATCAGGTCGTCGCTTCTTCGTTAAAGGAATTTAATAATGACAATACAAAAGAGCTGTGGGTCCCGGCGATTTCTTTGTCGGAAATCATGGCCGGAATGCCACGGGAAAAAATCGATTTATTGAAAATGGATTGTGAGGGAAGCGAGTATGAAATTATCTTAAATACGCCGCCAGATATGATTCGTAGGATAGAAACCATGCGGATTGAAGTACATCATGTTGACAATCAATATAATGTCCGGAAGCTTGGCCGATATCTTTGCGAATTGGGATACGATGTGAATTATAGTCCCATAAATGGTTTTTGTTATGCCCTGGAAGCGTACAAAAAATGA
- a CDS encoding discoidin domain-containing protein: MSLSPIRIFFGIILLLNSLVASAQTTYCNPMDIDYKYNFEQLNENISYRSGADPVIINHKGEYFLFVTISGGYWHSKDMLNWKYLTANRWPFEDMCAPAAVSVRDTLFLFQSTFESRPILYSVAPEKGIWEFYNRWTPRLPKDIGPWDPALFHDPDTDKWYMYWGSSNVYPIFGSELDYSKRLAFKGQYQAMLWLNQYEHGWERFGPNHSDPFKPFTEGAWMTKHKGKYYLQYGAPGTEYNVYANGTYVGDDPLGPFTYAPYNPVSYKPGGFATGAGHGNTFQDNFGNYWNTGTSWIGLNWAMERRIVRFPAGFDKDGQMFANTRFGDFPHKLPTKTWTGKGDELFTGWMLLSYKKPATASSTLDSMAVQKITDENPRTFWAAKQNKPGETLTIDLQAEQEVKAVQVNYSDYKSDIFDNKPEKVYTQFKIWVSKDGKKWDLVSDLTKGPRRDRPCAYIELPAPVRARYVRYEHVYVASPVLAISEFRIFGNGFGKAPETPAGFTAVRQKDTRNADLKWEKVPGAVGYNVLWGIAPDKLYQTYQFWNDEPNTFELRALNVGVPYYFAIEAFNENGVSVASKVISVK, translated from the coding sequence ATGTCGTTAAGCCCAATCCGGATTTTTTTTGGAATAATACTCCTGCTGAACTCGCTGGTGGCATCCGCACAAACCACCTATTGTAATCCGATGGACATCGATTACAAATACAATTTCGAGCAGCTCAACGAAAACATCAGCTACCGTTCCGGCGCCGATCCGGTGATTATCAACCATAAAGGCGAGTACTTTCTTTTCGTGACCATTTCGGGCGGTTACTGGCATTCCAAAGACATGCTGAACTGGAAATACCTCACCGCCAACCGCTGGCCTTTCGAGGACATGTGCGCGCCGGCGGCAGTATCTGTCCGCGATACATTGTTTTTGTTCCAATCCACCTTCGAATCACGCCCGATACTCTACTCCGTTGCGCCCGAGAAAGGCATTTGGGAGTTCTACAACCGCTGGACACCACGGTTGCCCAAAGACATAGGCCCCTGGGACCCCGCATTGTTCCACGACCCGGATACCGATAAATGGTATATGTACTGGGGCTCTTCCAATGTCTACCCCATTTTCGGTTCCGAGCTGGATTATTCCAAACGGCTTGCATTCAAGGGACAGTACCAGGCCATGTTGTGGCTCAACCAGTACGAGCATGGCTGGGAACGCTTCGGGCCGAACCACTCCGATCCGTTCAAGCCGTTCACGGAGGGTGCCTGGATGACGAAACATAAAGGAAAATACTACCTGCAATACGGCGCGCCGGGTACCGAGTATAATGTGTATGCCAATGGGACCTATGTCGGTGATGATCCGCTTGGGCCATTTACCTATGCGCCTTACAACCCCGTTTCGTACAAACCGGGCGGCTTCGCGACCGGTGCAGGGCATGGCAACACATTTCAGGACAATTTCGGCAACTACTGGAACACCGGAACCTCCTGGATTGGCCTGAACTGGGCCATGGAGCGGCGTATCGTACGCTTCCCGGCCGGTTTCGACAAAGATGGGCAAATGTTCGCCAACACCCGTTTCGGCGATTTTCCTCATAAACTTCCCACCAAGACCTGGACAGGCAAAGGCGACGAGCTATTCACCGGCTGGATGCTGCTATCCTACAAAAAGCCCGCAACCGCCTCGTCGACGCTGGATAGTATGGCCGTGCAAAAGATAACCGACGAAAATCCGCGGACATTCTGGGCCGCAAAACAAAACAAGCCAGGCGAGACGTTGACGATCGATTTACAGGCGGAGCAGGAAGTAAAAGCGGTGCAAGTCAATTACTCCGATTACAAATCGGATATTTTCGACAACAAACCGGAAAAAGTCTACACACAGTTCAAAATCTGGGTATCGAAGGATGGCAAAAAATGGGATCTGGTCAGCGATCTTACCAAAGGCCCCAGACGCGACCGCCCCTGTGCCTATATAGAGCTTCCCGCGCCCGTCCGTGCCCGCTATGTGCGTTACGAGCACGTCTATGTGGCGTCGCCTGTATTGGCGATCAGTGAATTCAGAATTTTTGGAAACGGCTTCGGGAAGGCCCCCGAAACGCCCGCAGGTTTCACGGCCGTACGCCAGAAAGACACGCGTAACGCCGATCTGAAATGGGAAAAAGTACCCGGGGCGGTTGGCTATAATGTACTATGGGGAATCGCTCCCGACAAACTTTACCAGACCTACCAGTTCTGGAACGACGAGCCCAATACCTTTGAACTACGCGCATTGAATGTAGGCGTGCCTTATTATTTTGCGATCGAGGCGTTTAATGAGAATGGGGTATCAGTAGCAAGCAAGGTAATTTCGGTAAAGTAG